The following coding sequences are from one Lolium rigidum isolate FL_2022 chromosome 6, APGP_CSIRO_Lrig_0.1, whole genome shotgun sequence window:
- the LOC124661900 gene encoding uncharacterized protein LOC124661900 produces the protein MAGLYEKPSETYVKKRPRYPKEWFSMLASLTAGHHRAWDAGCGSGQASVSIAEHYDSVVATDVSEGQLRHAIADPKVRYLHTPVDLSEDELVALVGGEGSLDLVIVATSIHWFDVPLFYAVVNRVLKKPGGVLAVWGYSYDIHPFGDKLQGTLYGAMRPFMDPRTRLAMERYRELPFPFEPVGVGREGEPADVDMEVDMTLEDLAGFVMTGSVATTARERGVDLAALVKDVMKEVEEEWGDKPTVSRKLVFKAFMLAGKPK, from the exons ATGGCGGGACTGTATGAGAAACCGTCGGAGACGTACGTGAAGAAGCGGCCGCGGTACCCCAAGGAGTGGTTCTCCATGCTCGCCTCCCTCACCGCCGGCCACCACCGAGCCTGGGACGCCGGCTGCGGCAGCGGCCAGGCTTCCGTCAGC ATCGCGGAGCACTACGACAGCGTGGTGGCGACGGACGTGAGCGAGGGCCAGCTCCGGCACGCCATCGCGGACCCTAAGGTGCGGTACCTGCACACCCCGGTGGACCTGTCGGAGGACGAGCTCGTGGCCCTGGTCGGCGGCGAGGGCTCGCTGGACCTCGTCATCGTGGCGACCTCGATCCACTGGTTCGACGTCCCGCTCTTCTACGCCGTGGTGAACCGCGTCCTCAAGAAGCCCGGCGGCGTCCTCGCCGTGTGGGGCTACAGCTACGACATCCACCCGTTCGGGGACAAGCTGCAGGGGACGCTGTACGGTGCCATGCGGCCGTTCATGGACCCGAGGACGAGGCTGGCCatggagcggtaccgcgagctgcCGTTCCCGTTCGAGCCCGTCGGGGTGGGCCGCGAGGGCGAGCCGGCCGACGTCGACATGGAGGTGGACATGACGCTGGAGGACCTGGCCGGGTTCGTGATGACCGGCTCcgtcgcgacgacggcgagggagAGAGGGGTGGACCTGGCGGCGCTGGTGAAGGATGTCatgaaggaggtggaggaggagtggGGAGATAAGCCGACGGTGTCCAGGAAGCTTGTGTTCAAGGCCTTCATGCTGGCAGGGAAGCCCAAGTGA
- the LOC124661899 gene encoding uncharacterized protein LOC124661899, translating to MATTLPPSASATNAAARIFQSTTRCRFPRTSPVLAPSRSATRRFSGVACSPGIGGVGGQAAPREDTVRIVAVVGDGSISPLKDTPWEEVMRHTADRLKWVDEGFEMLVFTDKSMDHGAFREELSRCDMLVNVAITGQESVQWLIQNSKNIPNVLCFQSSPSLLNKLGGRYVQYTGAQDFFGKLASVGKPSGAEESTEVLKTISSAWERHNSDDIRFCLLVVVNAYIRPVDMLQNLRAKGLSTLSCMIKNCGPQILNCLFDPDCRKAIQCLNSCSPTDQVCNYRCIASYESPQLEAFSLCVLQKHNCLELNAAIPSKPSVAPLSMFREQQLSHEVAEDLFVGWLDNLEWSWRVVAGQNPAYDQFPCQYQIFYRGKAKGSFWYEPIFQVKTLDDKLVWRRRKYRVRRASIPGTFYFSVLDNGVVSKEFWTIVDVSDDFSWGLFHYHGAAQAAGQSYTGAVLVTPDGSYPDGDNPRLDSALEKCGIKKWELYMVDNCSCMGAPLGIPEGSRLHYQIAPGNESGIMQRI from the exons ATGGCGACCACTCTCCCACCCTCCGCttccgccaccaacgccgccgctcgcATCTTCCAATCGACCACCCGATGCCGCTTCCCAAGAACCTCTCCCGTGCTCGCGCCTTCGCGTTCCGCGACTCGCCGCTTCTCCGGCGTCGCCTGCTCTCCCGGAattggcggcgtcggcggccaAGCCGCACCCCGGGAGGACACCGTCCGCATCGTGGCCGTCGTCGGCGACGGGAGCATCAGCCCGCTGAAAGATACGCCCTGGGAGGAGGTTATGCGCCACACG GCTGATAGGCTGAAGTGGGTTGATGAAGGATTTGAAATGCTTGTCTTCACAGACAAGTCGATGGACCATGGTGCTTTTAGGGAGGAGTTGTCTCGCTGTGATATGCTAGTCAATGTTGCAATAACGGGGCAGGAGTCCGTCCAGTGGCTCATACAGAACAGTAAGAACATTCCGAATGTACTTTGCTTTCAGTCATCTCCGTCGTTACTGAACAAGCTAGGAGGCAGATATGTTCAATATACCGGAGCGCAGGACTTCTTTGGCAAGCTAGCCAGTGTTGGCAAACCAAGTGGCGCTGAGGAATCAACTGAAGTCCTCAAAACCATATCCAGTGCCTGGGAAAGGCACAACTCAGATGACATCAGATTTTGCCTCCTCGTTGTGGTTAACGCGTACATAAGACCAGTTGATATGCTGCAAAACCTAAGGGCAAAAGGTCTCTCCACCCTGAGCTGTATGATAAAAAACTGTGGCCCTCAAATTCTGAATTGCCTGTTTGACCCCGACTGTCGGAAAGCCATTCAGTGTTTGAATTCTTGCTCTCCAACCGATCAAGTCTGCAACTACCGCTGTATCGCGTCTTACGAGAGTCCGCAACTGGAGGCCTTTTCTCTGTGTGTTTTGCAGAAGCACAACTGTCTAGAGCTAAATGCTGCGATCCCTAGTAAGCCTTCTGTAGCCCCGTTATCCATGTTCAGAGAACAGCAGCTTAGCCATGAAGTTGCGGAAGACCTGTTTGTCGGTTGGCTGGACAATTTGGAATGGAGCTGGAGAGTTGTAGCCGGACAAAATCCAGCATATGATCAATTCCCGTGCCAGTACCAAATATTCTACAGAGGGAAAGCTAAAGGTTCGTTTTGGTATGAGCCAATTTTTCAAGTCAAAACCCTGGATGATAAGCTAGTTTGGCGGCGCAGAAAATACCGAGTGAGAAGAGCTAGCATCCCTGGTACATTTTATTTCAGTGTACTGGATAATGGTGTTGTTTCAAAAGAGTTTTGGACAATTGTTGATGTTTCAGATGACTTCAGCTGGGGCCTGTTCCATTATCATGGAGCTGCTCAGGCTGCTGGACAATCATACACTGGAGCGGTGCTTGTTACCCCTGATGGGTCTTATCCTGATGGGGACAACCCAAGACTGGATTCTGCTTTAGAGAAGTGTGGTATTAAGAAATGGGAGCTTTATATGGTCGATAACTGCTCCTGCATGGGTGCTCCTTTGGGAATTCCGGAAGGTTCACGACTGCATTACCAGATTGCTCCAGGAAACGAATCTGGTATTATGCAGAGAATATGA